In one Dreissena polymorpha isolate Duluth1 chromosome 7, UMN_Dpol_1.0, whole genome shotgun sequence genomic region, the following are encoded:
- the LOC127839982 gene encoding uncharacterized protein LOC127839982 has product MRLKEYFYAEDAEHRTREDKHQYKKKTSTWTPKAGRDKWLDTYLQAVKDDIICGLKRKFKYNLSKSEEQAITELRHDDNIVIRPADKGSGIVIMDREDYVKKLKCKMSDSDTYVDVTDDRTRIVENKVKKVTDTLYKKGSIDSDLRRYLTSSGGTSGKLQGNPKLHKPGMPLRTIVNGSNHPTEKMAEIVENELRDHVTSLPSVPGEEARAAVTEALNRRVQPEVSTNDMIIMMDTVLNNNTISFNGDHYMQNEGTTIGSHLGMNYASTYMGAWKKELFSKSNKRHIAYFRFVDDVWGLWTHGLEALKTFHAFENTIHPRIQLELRYSTEQLEFLDNMTSIRTGMLVSDLYTKPIDRHLYLHKDSSHT; this is encoded by the exons ATGCGCTTAAAAGAATATTTCTATGCAGAAGACGCTGAACATAGAACCAGGGAAGATAAGCATCAATACAAAAAGAAGACCTCGACATGGACTCCGAAGGCTGGCCGCGACAAATGGCTGGACACATATTTACAAGCGGTCAAAGACGACATCATTTGcggattaaaacgaaaatttaaatataatctaaGCAAATCGGAAGAACAGGCAATCACAGAATTACGCCATGACGACAACATCGTTATTCGGCCTGCCGACAAGGGGTCGGGGATAGTAATAATGGACAGGGAAGACTATGTCAAAAAGCTGAAGTGTAAAATGTCGGACAGTGACACATACGTCGACGTGACGGATGATAGAACAAGAATTGTggaaaacaaagtgaaaaaagtGACCGACACTCTTTACAAGAAGGGGTCGATCGACAGTGACCTTAGAAGGTATCTCACCAGCAGCGGTGGAACTTCCGGTAAGCTTCAGGGCAACCCGAAGCTTCATAAACCTGGGATGCCTCTCCGCACTATTGTAAACGGCAGTAATCACCCGACAGAGAAGATGGCGGAAATAGTGGAGAATGAACTGCGCGatcatgtgacgtcacttccgtc CGTACCAGGAGAAGAGGCCCGTGCTGCAGTAACTGAAGCTCTCAATCGGCGAGTGCAACCGGAAGTATCAACCAACGACATGATCATAATGATGGACACTGTCctaaataacaacaccatttcaTTCAATGGAGACCACTACATGCAAAATGAAGGAACTACCATAGGATCGCACTTAGGTATGAACTACGCGTCGACCTACATGGGAGCCTGGAAGAAAGAATTATTTTCGAAATCAAATAAACGTCATATAGCTTACTTCCGGTTCGTTGATGATGTTTGGGGCTTGTGGACACATGGTTTGGAGGCACTAAAGACATTCCACGCGTTTGAAAATACAATCCATCCACGAATACAGCTCGAGCTCCGCTACTCAACAGAGCAGCTCGAATTCCTAGACAATATGACGTCAATTCGAACAGGAATGCTGGTTTCAGACTTATACACCAAACCAATAGATAGGCACCTCTACCTGCACAAGGACTCGTCTCATACCTAG